TCAAGGTGGAGACCGCCCGCATGCGCGCGGCGGCGTCGGTGCGCCGCGCGGGGGCCGAGGCGACGGACGGCGTCATCACGTCGCCGATGCCCGGCAAGGTGGTGAAGCTGCTGGTGGCCGAGGGGGACGAAGTGGAAGCCGGCGCCCCCATCGTCGTGGTGGAAGCCATGAAGATGGAGAACGAGCTCAGCGCGCCGAAGGCCGGCACCGTGCAGAAGCTCCACGTGGCTCAAGGAGACACCGTCGAGGGCGGCGCCCGCCTCGTGACGGTCGCGTGATGCTTCCCAAGCTCCGCCTCGCCCACCTTCCGACTCCCCTGTGGCACTCCGATGCTCTGGACGAGCTGGTCGGCGCCCAGGTGTGGGTGAAGCGCGACGACATGAGCGCCGGCGCGGAGGCCGGGAACAAGATCCGCAAGCTCGAGTACCTGCTCGCCGACGCCCTCGAGCGCGGCGCCAGCCACGTGATCACCTGCGGCGGCGATCAATCGAACCACGCCCGAGCCACAGCGCTCTTGTGCGCACGGCTGGAGCTGAACGCCGTCTTGTTCCTGCGCACCACGCAGTCCGATCCCAAGGTGAACGGCAACCTGCTGCTCGATCACATGGCCGGCGCGGAGGTGCGTTTCATCACGCCGGAGGACTACCGCCGCCGGGCGGAGGTGATGGCGGACGCCGCGCGAGCGCTCGAAAAAGACGGCCGCATGTCCGTGGTCATCCCCGAGGGCGGCAGCAACGGTCTCGGCGCCCTCGGCTACGTGGATGCCATGCGCGAGGTGCGCCAGCAGCTCGACCTCGGCCTCGCGGGACGAAACCTCGGCTTCGACGCCATCGTCTCCGCCTGCGGCTCGGGGGGTACTGCCGCCGGCCTCGCCCTCGGCGCGCAGGAGTGGGGCATCGCACCGGAGGTCCACGCCATG
This window of the Polyangiaceae bacterium genome carries:
- a CDS encoding D-cysteine desulfhydrase family protein, yielding MLPKLRLAHLPTPLWHSDALDELVGAQVWVKRDDMSAGAEAGNKIRKLEYLLADALERGASHVITCGGDQSNHARATALLCARLELNAVLFLRTTQSDPKVNGNLLLDHMAGAEVRFITPEDYRRRAEVMADAARALEKDGRMSVVIPEGGSNGLGALGYVDAMREVRQQLDLGLAGRNLGFDAIVSACGSGGTAAGLALGAQEWGIAPEVHAMAVCDDAAYFESVIGRIVLEAIAVDPSLGHTAKIVVHDGFKGPAYAVASAEQKRFIVEVARRTGLVLDPVYTGKALFGLSRLSEKPERVLFIHTGGLPGLLAQSKAIREAL
- a CDS encoding acetyl-CoA carboxylase biotin carboxyl carrier protein subunit, with product MRAAASVRRAGAEATDGVITSPMPGKVVKLLVAEGDEVEAGAPIVVVEAMKMENELSAPKAGTVQKLHVAQGDTVEGGARLVTVA